From Deltaproteobacteria bacterium, one genomic window encodes:
- the tesB gene encoding acyl-CoA thioesterase II codes for MSTALRNLTDLLDLEELEVNIFRGVSPKEDRQRVFGGQVAGQALVAAGRTVSEGWIHSLHAYFLRPGDPKIPILYEVDRIRDGKSFTSRRVVAIQHGHAILHLSASFHKLEEGLDHQTPMPEVPPPESLPTFQERMKPFREQLGTWVDRERPIDMRMCDPIGSRPDTWRSPEAYIWLRADGRLPDDPMLHACVVTYASDMTLLDSTLRPHGLTWAPDRKIMSASIDHAMWFHRPFRADEWMLYAQVSPSASYARGLATGSIFSQDGRLLVSVAQEGLIRKLE; via the coding sequence GTGTCGACTGCGTTGAGGAATTTGACTGATCTGCTCGATCTCGAAGAACTCGAGGTCAACATCTTTCGCGGCGTGAGTCCGAAGGAGGATCGGCAACGCGTCTTCGGCGGGCAAGTCGCTGGCCAAGCGCTGGTGGCCGCGGGTCGGACGGTGAGCGAAGGCTGGATCCATTCGCTGCACGCATACTTTCTGCGGCCAGGCGATCCAAAGATTCCGATCCTCTACGAGGTCGATCGTATTCGCGACGGAAAATCGTTCACCAGCCGTCGCGTCGTTGCGATCCAGCACGGGCACGCGATCCTGCACTTGTCGGCGTCGTTCCATAAGCTCGAAGAAGGATTGGATCATCAGACGCCGATGCCCGAAGTGCCACCGCCCGAGAGTCTGCCGACGTTTCAAGAGCGCATGAAGCCGTTTCGCGAGCAGCTCGGAACGTGGGTCGATCGCGAGCGGCCGATCGACATGCGCATGTGCGATCCGATCGGCAGCCGGCCGGATACCTGGCGCAGTCCTGAGGCCTACATCTGGCTGCGCGCCGATGGCCGCTTGCCCGACGATCCGATGCTGCACGCCTGCGTGGTCACCTATGCATCGGACATGACGCTGCTCGACAGCACCCTGCGGCCGCACGGCCTGACTTGGGCGCCCGATCGCAAGATCATGAGCGCCAGCATCGATCACGCGATGTGGTTCCACCGCCCGTTCCGCGCCGACGAGTGGATGCTCTACGCGCAAGTGAGCCCATCGGCGTCGTACGCGCGCGGACTGGCCACCGGCAGCATCTTCTCGCAAGACGGTCGCTTGCTGGTCTCGGTGGCGCAGGAAGGGTTGATCAGGAAGTTGGAGTAG
- a CDS encoding MBL fold metallo-hydrolase: MNLTFHGAAGEVTGSCYLLQTERARIVVDFGLYQGGPAAEARNRRPPPFDPGTVDAVVLSHGHIDHSGRLPLLPRSRYAGPIFATPATIDLCAILLPDAAHLQEHDAQRYSRKRQRHGKAPVQPLYTQADVAQALNQFKPIAYDTPRTIAPGVTLRLCDAGHILGSSIIELTVEDDRQRRRLVFSGDLGNSGTPLLRDPAVLTQADVLVLESTYGDRDHRPLTDTIEELATILADARTSGGKVLIPSFAVGRSQDLIYHLGRLHRQGRLADVPVYVDSPMAIAATELYRRHRELFDADTWAMIERGDTPLDFPTLHFTRSAQESQALNAVDHGAVILSASGMCTGGRILHHLKHNVWRPDVHIVFVGFQAQGTPGRALVDGARTISLMRERFAVRARVHTLGGFSAHAGQSQLVAWASNFRAASPRIFLTHGEPTARNALHARIEQDMGVKATCPALSDTVAI, translated from the coding sequence ATGAACCTCACCTTCCATGGCGCAGCTGGGGAGGTCACCGGCTCGTGCTATCTCCTCCAAACCGAGCGCGCACGGATCGTCGTCGACTTCGGGTTGTATCAAGGTGGCCCTGCCGCTGAAGCGCGCAACCGTCGACCACCGCCATTCGATCCTGGCACCGTGGATGCCGTGGTGCTGTCGCACGGCCACATCGATCACTCGGGACGCCTGCCGCTGCTGCCACGCAGCCGATACGCCGGCCCCATCTTCGCAACACCGGCGACGATCGATCTGTGCGCGATCTTGCTGCCCGACGCCGCCCACCTGCAAGAACACGATGCCCAGCGCTACAGCCGCAAGCGCCAACGGCACGGCAAAGCCCCGGTCCAGCCGCTCTATACACAAGCCGACGTGGCGCAGGCGCTCAACCAATTCAAACCAATCGCGTACGACACGCCGCGCACCATTGCGCCCGGCGTCACGCTACGGCTGTGTGATGCCGGCCATATCTTGGGGTCGTCGATCATCGAACTCACGGTCGAGGATGATCGGCAGCGCCGCCGGCTGGTCTTCTCCGGCGACCTCGGCAACTCCGGCACGCCATTGCTCCGCGATCCCGCCGTGTTGACGCAGGCGGATGTGCTGGTGCTGGAATCCACCTACGGCGATCGCGACCATCGGCCGCTGACCGACACCATCGAAGAGCTTGCGACCATCCTCGCCGACGCGCGCACCTCTGGCGGCAAGGTGTTGATCCCGTCGTTCGCCGTCGGACGCAGCCAGGATCTCATCTACCATCTCGGTCGCTTACATCGCCAAGGTCGACTCGCTGACGTACCGGTTTATGTCGACAGTCCGATGGCGATCGCGGCCACCGAGCTATACCGACGCCATCGTGAGCTGTTCGACGCCGACACGTGGGCAATGATCGAACGCGGCGATACGCCGCTCGACTTCCCGACTCTTCACTTCACCCGCAGCGCGCAGGAATCGCAGGCGCTCAATGCCGTCGACCACGGCGCGGTGATTCTCTCCGCCTCGGGCATGTGTACCGGCGGGCGTATCCTGCACCATCTGAAACACAACGTCTGGCGACCGGACGTTCACATCGTGTTTGTCGGCTTTCAGGCGCAGGGCACACCTGGCCGCGCCCTCGTCGATGGCGCACGCACGATCTCATTGATGCGCGAGCGCTTCGCAGTCCGCGCGCGCGTGCACACGCTTGGAGGCTTCTCAGCGCATGCCGGTCAATCGCAACTGGTCGCCTGGGCCTCCAACTTCCGCGCTGCATCACCGCGCATCTTCCTCACCCACGGCGAACCCACTGCGCGGAATGCGCTCCACGCCCGCATCGAACAAGATATGGGCGTCAAGGCCACTTGCCCGGCACTGAGCGACACAGTAGCGATCTAA
- a CDS encoding FUN14 domain-containing protein — translation MLARDDEAGEATMNLGELFGAWAPSLGFGGVAGVIVGYTAKKVTKLVAIALGAVFILIQVLAYKRLITVNWEAVQSTAEGVWVDPKGLTLADHAWAILSANLPFGAAFVAGFAIGFKLG, via the coding sequence ATGCTGGCACGCGATGACGAGGCGGGGGAGGCGACGATGAACCTCGGGGAACTCTTCGGCGCCTGGGCGCCATCGCTCGGGTTCGGCGGCGTGGCGGGCGTGATCGTCGGGTACACGGCGAAGAAGGTCACCAAGCTGGTGGCGATCGCGCTGGGCGCGGTGTTCATCCTGATCCAGGTGCTGGCCTACAAGCGACTGATCACAGTCAACTGGGAAGCAGTGCAAAGCACGGCCGAGGGCGTGTGGGTGGATCCCAAGGGACTGACGCTCGCCGATCACGCGTGGGCAATTCTGTCCGCCAATCTGCCGTTCGGTGCCGCGTTCGTGGCGGGCTTCGCGATTGGGTTCAAGCTCGGATAG
- a CDS encoding beta-propeller fold lactonase family protein, whose translation MAAFNIRPRRTAVLVAVLVAMLRNGALAAPFAYVANLGSDSLSVIDTSDQTIVATIPVGSNPDGIAISPDGTTAYVANFRSDSVSVVDTRTNTVTATIAVATGPVGLAIAPNGVFAYISNRGAASVSRMRLASNEVTDAIPVGDGPNAVAITPDSAFAYVTNSFTSEPGTVSVIDTATNAITANVLVLRNPNRLAIAPDGRTVYVTNYRSWNVSVIDTAANAVTTTIRIAGRPGGIAVNPNGAFAYVATEAGDVEVIETATNQVTDQFVVGARPFGIAVTRDGDTAYVANFDSGTVDVLDLVNGIGRGSVGVGTQPFAVAINCIGAECNKPPHTRRPTATATRTETGTRTETPTRSPTATLTPRRTAPPSPTPTATRTSTVPPIIAPVVIRVGSATGAPGARVRFDVRLASTVDIAGVQLDLVFDPHAPIATKPNGKPDCTVDPNLPQQVGFAFRPSDCHGTDCTAVRAIVVDLRLDEPVRPIPNGAVLYTCVAAIASDAPAAHYPLTPTELRAASPAAAIVEATGISGEIVVALPRPARSVLSAALLCSDGVDDGAPCARNADCLRGACVVAQGVCDGGDDDGLLCDCAGGTCSNQPSCSSDARSGTCTGGAMDGTCCDQATNCHGHRPCAGTQKLCASGPGKGQSCLRDTQCPQSRCQSVGRVCAGGDFDRYACVDAGDCPRGACVDPLASPTPLVAPVEVFASTSMSRGCAMINRHDGRSIGDLWALLLPLAIVWRRGEKG comes from the coding sequence ATGGCTGCATTCAACATCAGACCGCGGCGCACCGCGGTTCTCGTCGCCGTACTCGTCGCGATGCTTCGTAATGGAGCGCTCGCCGCGCCGTTCGCGTACGTCGCCAACCTCGGCTCCGACTCGCTGTCGGTGATCGACACCAGCGACCAGACCATCGTCGCCACGATCCCCGTCGGCAGCAATCCCGACGGCATCGCGATCAGTCCCGACGGCACCACCGCCTACGTCGCCAACTTTCGGTCCGACTCGGTGTCCGTCGTCGACACCCGAACCAATACGGTTACGGCAACGATCGCGGTCGCCACCGGCCCGGTCGGCCTCGCCATCGCGCCCAATGGAGTGTTTGCGTACATTTCCAATCGCGGTGCCGCGTCGGTTTCCCGCATGCGCCTCGCCAGCAACGAGGTCACTGATGCGATCCCGGTCGGTGATGGCCCCAACGCTGTGGCGATCACGCCCGACAGCGCCTTCGCCTACGTCACCAACTCGTTCACATCGGAGCCCGGCACGGTGTCGGTGATCGACACCGCGACCAACGCCATCACGGCCAACGTCTTGGTGCTGCGCAATCCGAACCGCCTGGCGATCGCGCCCGACGGCCGCACCGTCTACGTCACCAACTACCGCTCGTGGAACGTGTCGGTGATCGATACCGCCGCCAATGCGGTCACCACGACCATTCGCATCGCCGGGCGACCAGGCGGCATCGCGGTGAATCCCAACGGCGCCTTCGCATACGTGGCCACCGAGGCCGGCGACGTAGAGGTGATCGAGACCGCCACCAACCAGGTCACCGATCAATTCGTCGTTGGCGCACGGCCGTTCGGCATCGCAGTGACGCGTGACGGCGACACCGCCTACGTTGCCAACTTCGACTCCGGCACGGTTGACGTGCTCGATTTGGTGAACGGAATCGGGCGCGGCAGTGTTGGCGTTGGCACGCAGCCCTTCGCCGTGGCGATCAACTGCATCGGAGCTGAGTGCAACAAGCCGCCGCACACGCGGCGACCGACCGCGACCGCAACCCGGACAGAGACCGGGACGCGCACGGAAACCCCAACTCGCTCGCCGACGGCGACACTCACCCCGAGACGCACCGCGCCGCCGTCGCCAACGCCGACAGCCACGCGCACGTCGACCGTGCCACCGATCATCGCGCCGGTGGTCATTCGCGTTGGCTCTGCGACCGGGGCACCAGGGGCACGTGTGCGTTTCGACGTTCGCCTTGCGTCGACCGTGGACATCGCCGGCGTCCAGCTCGACCTCGTATTCGATCCACATGCGCCTATCGCGACAAAACCCAATGGCAAACCCGATTGCACCGTCGACCCGAACCTCCCGCAGCAAGTCGGCTTCGCATTCCGCCCGTCCGACTGCCACGGTACGGATTGCACCGCGGTGCGAGCGATCGTAGTGGACCTCCGCCTCGACGAGCCTGTCCGTCCGATTCCGAACGGTGCGGTGCTGTACACTTGCGTGGCCGCGATCGCGTCGGACGCGCCAGCCGCGCACTATCCGCTCACGCCGACGGAACTCAGAGCAGCCTCGCCTGCCGCCGCCATAGTCGAGGCGACCGGCATCAGCGGTGAGATCGTGGTCGCGCTGCCGCGACCAGCGCGCAGCGTCCTGAGCGCGGCATTGTTGTGCTCCGACGGAGTCGACGACGGCGCGCCGTGCGCGCGCAACGCCGATTGCCTCCGCGGCGCGTGCGTCGTGGCGCAAGGCGTGTGCGACGGCGGAGATGACGACGGGCTGTTGTGCGATTGCGCCGGTGGCACCTGCTCCAACCAGCCGTCGTGCAGCAGCGATGCGCGCAGCGGGACGTGCACCGGCGGTGCAATGGACGGAACATGCTGCGATCAGGCGACGAACTGTCATGGGCATCGGCCATGCGCGGGCACGCAGAAATTGTGCGCGAGTGGACCCGGCAAAGGCCAGTCGTGCCTGCGTGATACGCAGTGTCCGCAGTCACGTTGCCAATCGGTTGGGCGCGTGTGCGCGGGTGGCGACTTCGACCGCTACGCGTGCGTCGACGCCGGGGACTGTCCACGCGGGGCGTGCGTTGATCCGTTAGCAAGTCCAACGCCGCTTGTCGCGCCAGTCGAGGTCTTCGCGTCGACATCGATGAGCAGGGGCTGCGCGATGATCAATCGCCATGACGGCCGATCCATCGGCGACCTCTGGGCGCTACTGCTGCCGCTCGCGATTGTTTGGCGGCGAGGCGAGAAAGGTTGA
- a CDS encoding LLM class flavin-dependent oxidoreductase: protein MSMNRLDFGIFLAPFHPVSENPTLSLQRDFELIEWLDRLGYDEAWIGEHHSAGYEIIASPEVFIAAAAERTRHIRLGTGVSSVPYHHPLMLADRIMQLDHQTRGRVMFGVGPGALPSDAFMMGIDVMRQREMMDEAIAALVPLLRGETVTMETDWFKLRDAQLQLRPYTQPHIEIAVASQVSPSGARAAGKYGLSLLSIGATTTGGFNALAANWEICEGKAAEYRQAVDRNRWRLVGPMHIAETREQAREDVRFGLEQWLDYFRRVAALPLAPEGSIDDAVDAMNDSGLAVIGDVNDAIAQIERLKTQSGGFGCFLQMAHEWADREATRKSYELIARYVMPHFQNATVATVKSRDWAAENRPQFIGTAVQAIMTEISKHAAEQEEKIKKAS from the coding sequence ATGTCCATGAACCGCCTCGATTTCGGAATCTTTCTCGCCCCCTTCCATCCGGTCAGTGAGAACCCGACGCTGTCGTTGCAGCGCGACTTCGAGTTGATCGAGTGGCTCGATCGCCTCGGTTACGACGAAGCGTGGATTGGCGAACACCACTCCGCGGGCTACGAGATCATCGCCTCACCCGAGGTGTTCATTGCCGCCGCTGCCGAGCGCACGCGCCACATCCGTCTGGGTACGGGGGTGTCGTCGGTGCCGTATCACCATCCGTTGATGTTGGCCGACCGCATCATGCAACTCGATCATCAGACGCGCGGTCGCGTGATGTTCGGCGTCGGGCCGGGCGCGCTGCCGTCGGACGCGTTCATGATGGGTATCGACGTGATGCGCCAGCGCGAGATGATGGACGAGGCGATCGCTGCGCTGGTGCCATTGCTGCGCGGCGAAACCGTCACGATGGAAACCGACTGGTTCAAGCTGCGTGACGCGCAGCTACAACTGCGGCCGTATACACAGCCACACATCGAGATCGCGGTTGCCTCGCAAGTCTCGCCCTCCGGCGCGCGTGCGGCCGGCAAGTACGGACTCAGCTTGCTGTCGATCGGCGCCACCACGACCGGTGGCTTCAACGCACTTGCCGCTAATTGGGAGATCTGTGAGGGCAAGGCTGCCGAGTACCGGCAAGCCGTCGATCGCAATCGCTGGCGCTTGGTCGGCCCCATGCACATTGCCGAGACGCGCGAGCAGGCGCGCGAGGATGTTCGGTTCGGATTGGAACAGTGGCTCGACTATTTCCGCCGGGTTGCCGCATTGCCACTCGCACCCGAAGGCTCGATCGACGACGCGGTCGATGCAATGAACGACAGCGGCCTGGCGGTCATCGGCGACGTGAATGATGCGATCGCGCAGATCGAGCGGCTCAAGACGCAGTCGGGTGGCTTCGGCTGCTTCCTGCAGATGGCGCACGAGTGGGCCGACCGCGAGGCCACGCGCAAGAGCTACGAACTGATCGCCCGCTACGTGATGCCGCACTTCCAGAATGCAACCGTGGCGACGGTGAAGTCGCGTGACTGGGCAGCCGAGAATCGCCCGCAGTTCATCGGCACCGCCGTACAAGCGATCATGACCGAGATCTCCAAACACGCCGCCGAGCAAGAAGAGAAAATCAAGAAGGCGAGCTGA
- a CDS encoding GAF domain-containing protein — MDADSYDGDRLRAVAALGQRALIVTDLSVLMRDAVALVAQVLGVAYCQVLELLPSGDAFTQRAVVGTDDGLVLRVAIGGDTESLAGYTLSSDTPVIVEDFASEKRFRDVALRETRRIVSSLSVRLQGQERSLGVVAAHATARRHFGESDVHFLQAVANVIATAMERKRAEQKAAALLQVARDITGTVELDKLFDRVQRRAAELLLCERICSFCWDPEREVFRIFSHYGMPASLLGDAAGLEFRRGEPLIESIWNGETVVINDGVEQNIFPAAILAHFGLSSLAIAPLIVRGPLLGALVAMRTQAGHRFDTSQVQLLEAITGQLAVAVDATELFRTQREEAELSAALVNVGQEIISSLDTPVILDRLCQFTTELLGCDWSHTWLPRTQDDGFELMSSHGHTREQIEALRVVKLPHSTTTNLLTRLVNGPGLIQFSRAQLPSFPLPVFAGDAAVTRAMYVPLLRGARIVGMLVAGYRGREEPFTTQQERLVRGITHLASLALEHARTLEELERANHLKSDFLATMSHELRTPLNVILGYNQLLLDLAFGALTPEQADTARRIGQNAHNLLELINATLDVGRLEAGQVPVDLSDVAVSDIASELDIETRELRQKPGVNFAWLLPIDLPLLRTDRVKLKVVLKNLIANALKFTDAGHVTVQVQACAHDEQPGIQFCVSDTGLGIPREALSIIFEPFRQADTSIHRRHGGAGLGLYIVRRLLDLLGGTLAVDSQVGQGTTFCVWVPTEPAAIHGQQ; from the coding sequence GTGGACGCGGATAGCTACGATGGCGATCGACTGCGGGCGGTTGCCGCGCTCGGGCAACGCGCCCTGATCGTCACCGATCTCTCCGTGTTGATGCGGGACGCGGTGGCGCTAGTCGCGCAAGTGCTTGGCGTCGCCTACTGTCAGGTCCTCGAGTTGCTCCCGAGCGGCGACGCCTTCACGCAACGGGCTGTAGTCGGTACCGATGATGGCCTCGTGCTGCGGGTCGCCATCGGTGGAGATACGGAATCGTTGGCGGGCTACACGCTCAGCAGCGACACGCCGGTAATCGTCGAAGATTTCGCCAGCGAGAAACGCTTCCGCGACGTGGCGCTGCGCGAGACTCGCCGCATCGTCAGCAGCCTCAGCGTCCGTCTGCAAGGGCAAGAGCGGTCGTTGGGCGTTGTGGCCGCGCACGCCACCGCGCGCCGTCACTTTGGCGAAAGCGACGTTCATTTCCTGCAAGCCGTGGCCAACGTGATTGCGACCGCGATGGAGCGCAAGCGCGCCGAGCAGAAGGCCGCCGCCTTACTGCAGGTCGCGCGCGACATCACCGGCACGGTCGAGTTGGACAAACTGTTCGATCGCGTGCAACGGCGCGCCGCGGAGCTGCTGCTGTGCGAGCGCATCTGCAGCTTCTGTTGGGATCCTGAACGTGAAGTTTTCCGCATCTTCAGCCACTACGGCATGCCAGCCTCGCTCCTCGGCGACGCTGCCGGGCTGGAGTTCCGGCGCGGTGAGCCGCTGATCGAGTCGATCTGGAACGGCGAAACCGTGGTGATCAACGACGGTGTGGAGCAGAACATCTTCCCGGCAGCCATCCTCGCGCACTTCGGGCTCTCCTCGCTGGCGATCGCCCCGCTGATCGTCCGCGGGCCATTGCTCGGGGCGCTAGTGGCAATGCGGACACAAGCCGGCCACCGCTTCGACACCAGCCAGGTCCAGTTGCTGGAAGCCATTACGGGACAGCTCGCCGTCGCGGTCGATGCGACCGAGCTGTTTCGCACGCAACGGGAGGAAGCGGAACTTTCGGCGGCGTTGGTGAATGTTGGGCAAGAGATCATCTCGTCGTTGGACACGCCGGTGATTCTCGATCGGCTGTGTCAGTTCACTACCGAACTGCTGGGATGCGACTGGAGCCACACCTGGCTCCCGCGCACGCAGGACGATGGGTTTGAGCTGATGTCGTCGCACGGGCACACCCGCGAGCAAATCGAGGCGCTGCGAGTGGTCAAACTACCGCACAGCACCACCACCAATTTGCTTACCCGCCTCGTCAACGGTCCGGGTTTGATTCAATTCTCGCGCGCGCAATTGCCCTCGTTCCCACTCCCCGTCTTCGCTGGCGACGCCGCCGTCACCCGGGCGATGTATGTCCCGCTGCTGCGCGGCGCGCGCATCGTCGGTATGCTGGTCGCCGGTTATCGCGGGCGGGAGGAACCATTCACGACACAACAGGAGCGGCTCGTACGCGGCATCACGCACTTGGCCTCGCTCGCCCTCGAACACGCACGCACGCTCGAAGAACTGGAACGCGCCAATCACCTCAAGTCTGATTTTCTGGCGACGATGTCGCACGAACTGCGCACGCCGCTCAACGTCATCTTGGGCTACAATCAACTCCTCCTCGATCTCGCCTTCGGCGCCCTGACACCCGAGCAGGCGGACACCGCGCGGCGCATCGGCCAAAACGCACACAACCTGCTGGAACTCATCAACGCCACACTCGATGTCGGCCGTCTCGAAGCGGGGCAAGTGCCGGTTGACCTCAGCGACGTCGCGGTGAGCGACATCGCCAGCGAGCTGGACATCGAAACTCGCGAACTCCGCCAGAAACCGGGCGTGAACTTCGCCTGGCTGCTCCCGATCGATCTGCCGCTGCTGCGCACGGATCGCGTCAAGCTCAAGGTCGTGCTCAAAAACCTCATCGCCAACGCGCTGAAGTTCACCGATGCGGGGCACGTGACTGTGCAGGTACAAGCGTGCGCACACGACGAGCAACCCGGCATTCAGTTCTGCGTCAGCGACACGGGGCTCGGTATCCCGCGCGAGGCGCTGTCGATCATCTTCGAGCCCTTTCGCCAAGCCGACACGTCGATCCACCGCCGCCACGGCGGCGCCGGCCTTGGCCTCTACATCGTGCGGCGACTGCTCGATCTGCTCGGTGGCACGCTCGCCGTCGACAGCCAGGTTGGACAGGGCACGACCTTCTGCGTCTGGGTGCCCACGGAGCCCGCGGCCATTCACGGCCAGCAGTAA